Sequence from the Penicillium oxalicum strain HP7-1 chromosome IV, whole genome shotgun sequence genome:
GGTGCGCGCCAGAACACCATTGATGGAATCGACGAGGAATGGCAGGTGAACTATCTCGCCAATTTCCACCTGCTGAGCATTCTCAGCCCAGCGCTCCGTGTCCAACCCGCGCACCGCGACGTACGAGTGGTATTTGCAACCTGCTCAAGCTACATCGGCGCAAAATTCAACCTGGATATCGTCAAGAGAGAAAAACTCACCCCGGGCACCACAACCGCCTCCGTGAAAAACAAGTCCAAATTCAATCCCAACACTCCACCCCCCGCTTCGACCAAGGATATCTACGCCCTGAGCAAATTCACCCTCATGACTTTCGCCCACTCCTTCCAACGTCACCTGAACGCGTATAAACGGCCAGACGGTCTTCCGCCTTGCACCCGAGTTCTCGTCGTTGATCCGGGCTTGTCACGCACCCCCGGCACTCGTCGCTGGCTGACCGGTGGCTCCCTATTGGGTCTTCTTCTCTATCTGCTCACCTGGCCACTGTGGTGGTTAATCCTCAAGTCGCCCGACCAGGGTGCACAGAGTATTCTGTATGCTCTGATGGAGGAAACATACGGTcgtggaggggggggctGGATGATCAAAGAATGTCGGGAAGTGGACTGTGCCCGGCGTGATGTCCGCGACGAGGACCTGGGTAAGCGCGTGTGGGAATTCAGTGAGAAACAGATCGAAGAGGCTGAAAAGGAGGGTGCGGTGAGACGCGCAttggagaaaaaggagaaagaagcagccGAGGAGAAAACGGCTCGGAAGGAGACAGCTTCAAATAAAGAGAAAAGTGCTGGATCAAGGAGGAGTCGAAAGGCCAAATAGTCGAAAGACCAAATAAACATTAGACGCGTCAAATGTTGGACAGAGAGGCCGTGAACTTTCCAATTCAGGGAGGTATTCCCACTGGCGCGAGAGAATAAAAAAGAGCATCCGCGGGAGACGCATTGTGTGTACGTATACATCTGAAGCGGCATGAGGTATCATGGACGGCGTTTTCAATTTAGCTGGGCAAAATGGCATTATAAAATATCGTTTTATCGTATTGTGAGGCCCTCCGTTGGGTGAATTATGAGTTAATGGGTGCGGCCcacgaagaaaaggaaattCGTTTCATCCATTCtaccaaaagaaaaacaggtCTATGTCCATATACATAGCATGCCCTTGGACACGCTTTTGTAAACAtcagaagagaaaaagaagaagaaaaagagacccCGAGGGTATTATCAGCAAGCATATATGTTTCCCAAAATTCCTCCCAAGCCTGCATTTTACTTCTTCAACGCCGCAAGAAGCTCCGCGGGGGGCTGTTGGCGGTACCCCTGAGGGTTGTTCTCGGTCCAGCGCCAGAGGTCCTCACAGGCGTTCTCCAAAGTGTACTTGGGAGTCCAGCCCAGTTCCTTGTTGGCGCGAGAGGCATTGGCAGTCAGGTTGAGGACGTCACCGGCGCGGCGGGGGGCAACCTCGTAGGGGAGGTCCCGGCCGACAGCGGCGGAGAATGCCTTGATCATCTCGTAGACGGTGGAGCCCTTGCCAGTACCCAAGTTCCAGGCGCGGACACCGGGGTTGTGGTCACGCAAGTAGTTCAGAGCCTTGAGGTGACCGTCGGCCAAGTCCAGAATGTGAATGTAGTCGCGGATGGCGGTACCGTCGTGGGAGGCATAGTCGTCACCAAAGACGAGAAGCTTCTCACGCTTGCCCGTGGCCACCTGGGCGAGCAGAGGGAGCAGGTTGTAAGGGACACCCTGGGGGTCCTCACCCATGATGCCCGAGGGGTGGGCACCGGCGGGGTTGAAGTAGCGCAGGAGAGCGCCATTCCacttcttggcctcggcctcgttgCCGGCCTTGAGAGCATTGTTGCGCTGGGCGTTGATCACATCCGTGATGGCCGTCTCCACGGCGAACTTGGTGTTACCGTAGGGGTTGGTGGGACCCAGAGGGCACTCCTCAGGAATAGGGATCATGTTGGGGAAGCGGGTCGCATCACCGTAGACGgtggccgagctggagaagacAATGTTGGTGACATTGTGCTTGACCATGGAGCGCAGAAGGTTCAAAGTGCCGTAGACATTGACCATGTAGTAGTCCAAGGGCTTCTCACCAGACTCACCCACAGCCTGCAGTTCCATACAGAAGAGAAAGGGTCAGTCTCGTGCGAACCATTGCGCCGTCAATCTCACTCCCCAGTGGCCATGCTCGACTTTACCTTCAGTGCAGCGAAGTGAATGACACTGTCAATGTCGGGGTGGGCCTCAAACGCCTTGTCGAAGCCATTCTCCTCGGTGACGTCGATCTGGATGAAATCGGCCTTCTTGCCGCAGATGGCCTCGATGCGGTTCAAGGCCTCGGCGGAGGAGTTGTACAGGTTGTCGGCAACGACGACCTTGTAGCCCGCTTCCAGCAGAGCCAAGGTGGTGAAGGAGCCAATATATCCGGTACCACTATGGTCAGGGTTAGCATACGATGATGCTGGAGAGGTCGCGCTCACACCAGAATGGcgaggagaggggggaaggacGAGACGATATGTCCAACGGAGTGCATCGACAGACTTACCCGGTCACGAGAACTGAACCAGAAGGCATGATGAGAGAGGCTGATGAAGATTCGGTAGATGGCAAGTCTGACCAGGagagtgaagaagagagaaaggagggggaagcaGGAGACAATTACGGAGTGGGCTCAAAGCGgcgggggtggaggaggggcaCGCAAGTCGGTCGGCTTTCAGTTTGGCAGCTTTCGCCATTTTCAGGGGGTCCCGCGTGGGCGGTGGAGTCTGGACCACTTTCGACTCGGGGACTACGGGGCGGTACCACTACGACTGTTTGGAGAGAGCACATGCGGGATGATCAGGTACCAGTACCGGGCGAGCTTGACGAGTCCTGTTCGAGGCGCAAGATCCAAATCACAACCGCTGAATGCCTCTCGCAGCCAAAATGAAAGGTCCTTCACGCAGGACCAAAACGTCAGTCCCACCCAAAGTAGAGAGACTTGGCCCGCGATGCCACATTGCGATGGACGTGGGAATTGCTCGTTTCGTATCCGGGACCCACCGTGCACGCTCTGCATCCCCATTTCTTTCCGAACACGTCATGGCCGAGGTGCCTGTCACTCAGAGTAACACCGTCGAGCTTCCTGATTCCACCCGAGTTGTCGAGCAGAACAGAGGATCGGGAGATGTTGGCTCTTCGGATTCGGCACGTCGGAGAAATTCAGGTGACCAAACCGAGCGGGCGCCCCGAATCCGTACGGTTGTCCGGACACGGAGAATTTACGTCCGTCCGTGCACCGCCGACAGTAAGGTATGTAGGTACGAAGGTAGTACTACTGCTATCCAAGTACTGCCACTCGTGCTCAATTAGTCCATCCATTGTAGCATACCTCGGGGCTCACTGCTCACGCTACATAACTATGTGAGGTACCGGGCCGGACTTTCAGAGGGCGTTGGTCCTACTGCTATACCTACGTAGGCATCCGTGACCCATGGATAATAGCGTTCGGACCGCCTTGACGATTCGAGATTCCGGGCGCCAGATCGCTGGACAACTGGGTCGGAGCTGGATGATTCCAAGATACATTCAAAAACAGCTAATGGACCCTAAAGTACACACCTTTCATGCTCGAGGTCAATTCACAAGGGATCTCCATACCATCAGAAAATACAAATGATCCGTCAACATTCCCGGACAGCCCAGTCAGCGGAGCCCAGGACTCCACCTCCAGACCGGGGCAAATTCATCCCCCGGTCAACACCGCAGTGGGAAACCGTCACAACGTATCGACATAAGATCAGAGTGGTAGCAATCGTCAAACAAGaacgaagatggagaagcagATACCCTACTGGAAGATCGCCGGGGCAAGGGAAGGGCAGgagaaagaatagaaagaTAAATCAATAGAATAATGACCTCTGTTTTCAAGATTTTGGGATCGGCACGAGCCAAAAGAGATCATGAATGCCCGGCGGAGAGgttagaaaaaaaaaaagaaaaggaatggCCGGCGAATTCAATTCCGATGCTCCCAAGGACCTCTTGCGCACGCGTGCATTTCCAGCAACGGGTATCGTGTCGCAAGTCGCGAAGAACCATGGCCCATCAGAAACGAGCTGGGACGGACCGTCAGGGGCATCGCCACCGGCCGACTCTTTTCAGGGTGACACAAGTTTTCTGGGAATTGCCGAAGGGTTGCAGACAGTCATGCGCAGGGACTGATGCAGCGCGACAAGTCGAAAAGGCCCACTCGGATCTATGTCCTTTCTACGTGTTGACGATCGTGCTTCAACCAAGAAGTTCCACGTCAAGTCCAATGGCCCTCATGAACAAATTGACGTTACCCAATCGCTGGCTGGCCATATCAGCAGGCAGTGTCTTACTGTAGCCAACCGTCTCCATAACCCGGTCCCTGGTGACGTTCGCGTTAGCCTTCAAGGGTCAAAAGAAAGGTGGCGGGAAAGCACGGTCCGTGAATGAGAGGCAGAGAGGAATCCTCCActgaaagggaaagggggaaagactTACTTCACAGCAATGACCAGACGCTGCTGTTGCTCTGGACTAGCACCGATACCGACGGCAGCAAGGAACTGCCACACATACATGTCGTCTCCGGTGTTGATGGCACCGGGGAAAATGTCGGCAAGGCCGGGTTCCAGCGTGTCGAACAAGATATTGAATTTCTCCACCCATTGCTGCCAGTCTCGCTCGGCAGCCTGGCCAGCCTCCTTCACAATCTCGGCCCGACTGAGCAGCATAGTGAGGATGCCGAGACCAACCTTGGTGCGAGCCACCGTTTGCACGTGGGTCTGCGCAATCACCAGTCCGAGGAGTCCGATGATAATGTTGAATGGGGCTTCATTCACGTAGCCCAACAAGCTCGGCATGACcgcgagggagaagaggtcAATGGATTCGCGCACCGCAAGGGACGGTTGAGCCTCGCCGGGGACGGGCTGCGCAAGACGCACGACATCCAAGCTATCCAAATGGACAACAATCATGGTCAGGATGGTGACCCGTTGCTCCTGATCAATGTGACGGAAGATACGAGGGATGGCCTTCTTGCCTTTCGGGTAAGAGAGGAACGCGATGAACGGATGAGGGGTAGTGGAGTTGGGGACGATAGGCTCCATCACTTTGAGAGCGCGCCACAGCTTCTGGTTCAACGAGTGGACCTTTTGCCGCCATTCCATGTGTGCCTGAATTGCTTCGGCGTCGCCCTCCTCGGGGGGTGGTGGCATCGTGCGCTCCATGTCCTCCATAGCCATCAGGGCACTGTAGACGCTCTCAATGTTCGTCAAGATGGATTTGCGGTCGCTGAGACTGAGATCTGATTGCACCTTCTTCGGTCGGGGGCCTTCGGAACTGTCTGGCCGCTTGATGTTAAGCATGGGTTTGGGTGCCTTGGCATTGCTGAAGGAGATCTTTCCCAAACTACCCTCGATGATGAGCTGTTTGTTCTTGGGCTTCGCCTTTGCGGCTTCCACCGCCCGCTGAACCTGCTGCTGCATACGCTGCATGTGATTATCGGCGCTCTGGAAAGCGCGGCGGTTGCCGTGCCCACCCAGTCGATTTCCAGTTTGCAGCAAGTAGGTCTGAGCAAAGTGTCCGAGAGGCTGATGCGGGTGTTGACGCGGCGCACCGCGAATTTGACTGTAGACCTGGTAGTAGAAGTCCTCAGCGAGCACTGCTTCGGCGTCAGCATCGGCCACATTGCCGGCGGCAGCCACAAGCTGTTGCAGCTGGATACGGGTAATGAAGTTTTTGTCCTGGGGTGTCATCAAGCCGTTACCGCgcgaaagaaggaaaatcTTGTGGTTGCGCTTTGCCCGTTTGGCATCCTCGACCAAGTAAGCGTTGCGTTGTTCTTCCGTCAGGTGCATGAGTTGCTGTGGGTTGGTAATGACAGGCAGGCCCCCATTTGGCCCGCGAGCCGGTGGGGGTGGCATCTGCTGCCCTCGCTGGCCTTGGGGCGGACCAGCATGGCGGGGACCCTGCTGAGGAAGATTCTGCGGCGGCATGTGCATCGGCGGAGGACCCGACATGACGGGGGCGCCATGAAGCTCAGGGATTCCAGGGGGGAGGCCGGGCATGCCGGGGGGAAGCACGCCCTTCTCGATCGCCGCTCGCAAATACTCTGGGGGAATCGCGGGGAAGCCCTCGGGCACACCCTGTGGGAACTGAGATGCGGGAAGGTACGGCGGTTCACCCGGGTGCTGTGGCATCGAATGAGGGTGGATCATCGGCCCGGGCTGGGAGCGTTGGCGCATCTGAGCCTCGACCTCTTCCAAGCTCATCATCGGTCTCCGAGACATGGCTGGGGTCGGGTCGGGCTTCTTCTGCGAGATGCCCCAAACGCTCGACTTTGCTTGCAGATCGGGAATAAAATCCGGATCCGAATATTTCTCGTATCCAGAGCGCTTGGTGGATGTGGTGGTCGTCGCCGCAGTGGTGCCGCCCGTCGGCATGGAAGCCTGGCTATTCGCATGCTGCTGGGCCGCCAATGGGGCCGCAGATGGATTCTGCAGCGCATAGCGGACCTGCTCTTCACCGATCACATCGGCGACCTTGGCTGTGGTTCCGAAGAAGTCAAAGTCACGGCCGACCTGGCCTCCAGAATTCGTTCCAGCATCCGCACCGCCGAAGGTGTCGTCATTGAAGGCGTCCTGGTCATCGTCCAGTTGATCGCCGAGGCCGTCGTAAGTGTCCTCGAAATCGATTCTGTGAATGCAGTTTAGCAGCTTCGACTTGCTGCGCGTTACTCGCGAATTTTGGTCGCGAGGAAGAGCTTacccatcgtcatcatcctgTGCTTGCGCACGAGCTACCTCCGCGAAGGGATCCGGGTTCTCGAAAAATCCCCGCGCGGAACCACCCTGTTGGCGATCCCGAGGGAGATTGGTATCGAAGCCAAAGAAAGACATGCTTCTTTGACCGGATGCCAAATCGTATCGGAGacagtggaggaggagaaggaacgGGGGCGATGGGGAGGGAAGACACGGCCgattgatggtggtgggggaaGGGAACGGTGCGAAGTTCTGGAGTGAACGCCTCAGGCAACAGCCAACTTCATCTGAACATGACCCAACGCATCAGGCCAACCCTTTTGGTCGTGTCTTGGAAATTCCTAGTCTCCAGCTGGTaatcgaaaaagaaaaaaaaaagtaaaccctcatcttgttgatcttcttgacAATCAAGCTAATGTGCCTTTTGAGGGACCTAGCCAACTGGCATTAAGCGGTACTTTCCACTGAACCTGGTGCCCGGTCAAGATAAGTACGGACATCCAGTCGTCAATCAGATCGAGCTCCCGTCGGGGCTAAAGGTGTGGATATGTTACTGCAATTCTGGGAACTGATAAGACTTGAGAATGTATACCCAGGTGGGGTTTCTCGCAACGAAGGTCATATGAATGTCTCAAGCTATGAAGTGCAATAATGTTCACTCACTACTTGTAATCTGAGTCCAGGTTTGGGGAGAAAGTGAAGTACCCAAAAATAAAGGGCCAAATCATCCACGTGCATTATCAAACGCCCGAGCGCATCGAGGTTCATCGGGTCTTGTACATATTGAATAGGTACCGGGACAGACAGCGAATTCTTCGGTGTAAGACAGGACTATAGTCGTACCAAAAAGGGGTCTTCTTACTCTTTGGCTCGAACTTGACAGCGTCCACACACAATTTTAGAACCCGACACCGGCAGGAAAGTTGTTGGTTTGTCACTGGCGCCTAGGTTCCAGTTGGCTGACCACTTAGGAGTCCACGAGTCGATAGCAATGTGCAACATGACCTCAATAGGCCCTCCAAGTGCCACCCGACTGTCCCAAGGCTTGCATGCCCAACTTCCAGAGTGACGTCTGGTCGAATGATGAACCATTTACATGTCGAGCACCTAAGCACATCAAGGCCTCGAGAGTTTAAGGACCCATCCGGGGGGCCACCCGGGAGCCAAGACCAAGTAATTCAAGTAATCCCTGAAGGCCCCCATCATTTCCAAAAGGATTTTGGTCTCGTCCAGAAGCGGTTCGGATGTCTCGCAATCAATCAAACCACGCGGCTGATTGCGGTACTGAATGTCTTGCGCGGCCGACTTgattctttcttccctccctttttcACCACCCGATTTTTCAATGACCTTGCCATCGGTTATTGTCACACTTTAATTGACTGGCGTTCTCGGCTGTTCGCTCAGTGTACATTCGTTTCCTCCCTTGCTGCTTCGTGTCCACCGGCCCCCTCGAGACGCACGTGTCGCGCATTCTTCCTTCAGGACCATAGCAAAAAGCATAGGCTGCGATCGGCGATCCTCTCGGTCTCGCCTTATCGGCCGGTCCAAAGTATTCCAGTGAATCCTTGATCGGGCGGCTCCTCAGGGCCCTTTTCATACCTCCTCATCCACGCCCGTCATGGCCATCTCTGCGCGATACACCAGGTACCTGGTGTTGGCCGTTGTGGTAAGCTGCACCAGCAAACCAACTGAAGCGTCGACCGAGATCGCATCACACCCCCTCCATGAGTCGCCGCCATACTGACAGTCAATTGGTGTAGGGTTTGACCTTTTTCTACTTTGTCACTCGATCATCCTTCCAGCTACCGAGCGCTGCTTCTCTCCCCAAGCCCAAACCCACCTACGAGGACTTCAAATCACAGAAACCACACAACACGGGGATCAACAGCACCGAGCGGGTCAACGCAACCTTTGTGACCCTCGCTCGCAACCCCGACATTTGGGAGATTGCCAAGTCGATTCGAACGGTGGAAGATCGGTTCAATCGCAACTTCAACTATGACTGGGTCTTCCTGAATGACCAAGATTTCGACGAAGACTTCAAGAAGCTGACGACGTCTCTGGCATCCGGCACGACTCACTACGGCCGCATTCCCAAGGAGCACTGGTCCTACCCGGAATGGATTGACCAAAATAAGGCCCGCGAAGTGCGGGAGGATATGGGTCGTCGAAAGATCATCTACGGCGACTCGGAGAGCTACCGTCACATGTGCCGCTATGAGtcaggcttcttcttccgtcaCCCGCTCATGATGAACTACGAGTACTACTGGCGCGTGGAGCCCAGCGTGGAGCTCTTTTGCGATGTTCCTCGAGACCCTTTCTTGTTCATGAAGCAGAATAACAAGAAATACAGCTTTGTGATCAGCTTGCTCGAATATATCGACACTATTCCGACCCTGTGGGACAGCGCGAAGAAGTTCCTGAAGGAACACCCCGAACACATTGCCGACAACAATGCGATGGACTTTGTCAGTGAGGATGGCGGTGAGACGTACAACAAATGCCACTTCGTATGAGCTCCCTCAAGTTTCTATGTACATGGCTAGTGAGAAATGTGGCTAACGAGAAACTTGGACACAGTGGTCGAATTTTGAGATCGGCAGCCTCGAGTGGTTGCGATCCCAGGCATACATCGACTACTTCACTTCCCTGGACCATGATGGTGGTTTCTTCTACGAGCGATGGGGTGATGCGCCCGTGCACTCCATCGCCGCGGCGACCATGCTCAAGAGAGATGAGATCCACTTCTTCGACGAGATTGCGTACTATCACAATCCCTTCACCCACTGCCCCAGTTCTGAGCAGACGCGGCTGGATCTGCGCTGCCACTGCAAGCCCCACGACAACTTTGACTGGAAGGACTATTCTTGTAAGTTTCTCGACCATTCCAactgtgtgtgtgtgtgtgtgtgtgtgtgtatgtgtgtagGGACGATTAGTATCTACGTCGGCGGCTAATGTGGTACCAGGCACTAATCGCTGGTTCTCGGTAAACAATCTTCAAAAACCCGATGGCTGGGATAAGAAGGATTGACTTCGAGCACTCGGTCACTACTCTGTGGCTCTGACCCTCATAGGTATGATGGTCGTGCTCGGCAGTGAAAGGATACGTAGCCGGGCCATCGAGGGGCTGCGAACGGTGATCGAGTTGGTTCCGAGTGTTGTGAAGTTGTGCCGCCGCACGTTACGACGAGAAGCCGCGATTGAAAAGAAACGAGAGTATTAAAGAAAGTATAAAATATGTTTTTTTACTTCCTCTCCTTTGCGAGGCACCGCTCTTCCTGGTCACTGTGCTCATACGGCGCTTCGAtcgaaggggagaaaaatgaaaagtcTCGTTGGAATGCCATTCGTCCTCAACTCAATTGGGCCGGCGTTGGACGGTCCTTGATGCTCAATGATTCTCTCGTCTCGAAATTTCTGTTGCCTTTCCTGATTTCATCACCACTATTCTCACTGGTTATCGGATCCTGCGAGTAACGCAAGGCATCTGTTCCaccttccccttcctcccttGGACTGGATTCACCGAGCTGCTCGCACTGCTGGCTGAAGAACGAAAATCTCACTGGACGAGCAATTAGCTATCTCATTGTTTCTTACGTCTTTTCATCCTTGTCATCTACAAATTGAACGACTCGGGCTTGACCCCATACATTCGTCTAGCCTCGTAAATATTGAGGGACAATAAATATTGTCTTGCGGACATAGAAACAGTTGatcggaaaagaaaaatttgAATAATTGCTCCTTAATTGTACAtgcaaagaaaacaaagcgATGATGAACCTCGCGCATAAGTACAGTACAGTGCAGTGCTGGATACGCCTTGTCCGTGATTTGAAGTTTCGTGTCAGCTACTCCATGTCAAACCGAGGGTAGAGATCAAGCTCCACAGGGTATGGAGGCTATGAGCAGTATCGTACACAATTCCCTCTTTCAGAAATTTTAGCTGCTCTTAGGCTTCTTCGTACCATACTTGGAACGACTGGTCACACGGCTTCCAACACCACCCTATCATCATCAATTAGCGTCCTGTTACAACACGTACGATTCCTGCTTTGGGCGCAGCccgccgaaaaaaaaggacctcccccctctacTTCGGAGAGCAATCGCGATATAACAACTTACCAAATCCATAGCACCTCGAACCAGAGTGTATTTCACACCAGGACAATCCTGGGCTCTGCCACCACGCACCTGCACAACACTGTGCTGCTGGATATTGTGACCCTCGCCCGGAATATAGGCGGTGACCACCTTGCCCGTACTCAGTCGGACTCTTGCCACTTTCCGTTCACCCGAGTTGGGCTTCTTGGGCTTCGTGATACCCGTCTTGACGCACACGCCCTTGAGCGCGGGATGGTTCTTCAAGGCGGGCGAGCGACCACGGCGTGCGCGTTGGCCGGTACGGCACCCACGCCGAACTTGATTGTAGGTGGCACGGACGATGGGAGAGCTGGAGAACTGGCGGGCAGAGAGTGTCGTGAGGGCTGTCTGGGTGCGGAAGACGGGCGCAAATATGAATCGGTTCGCGATTGAGGGTgcggatgtggatgtggtggTTGCCCGGCGAGTGAAGGCGTTGACAGAGGAGGTTGTGAGGGAACGGATGGAGGCTGATTTTGATGATGGGCCTTGAACAAGAGTCCGCAGGGCCCGAAGGGCCAGTTGTGAGGCTAATTGAGGCATTTGGTGTGTATGGATATGGGGATCTTCAATGGCAGGTGTCGCTCGCATTCGGAAGCACCATGCTGAACTTCTCCGGGAAATTGAGGTTCACGTGACTTGGGAGATTGAACGGCGCAGTGGGTGTCTGTGGGTGGccggagaagctggacgCGCTGCTGCTCTCTGCCTGACGCCGTCAGTCCTCCGCAATTCAGTCCACTGCCTTTAAGCATCTTCCGTGCCAACCGTTACCCTTCCTCTACTTCAATTTCATCTTGGTCTTCCAGTCCATCGATCTCTTCGATTCCGGAATTGATATAGCCAGTGGAGGCACCGGAAGTAGTTCACACATCCATCATAATGGTACGTTATCATGCTCCAGTCCTGAACGTCACTCCCCGGTTCAATGAGTATCGGACCATGATCCTGGTTCAAGGACACCAAGACCATGGTGGACAGAGCCGCTGTTCATCATGTACTACACCTCAACGGTGGCATTTTCGCATTCTTCTCATTACAACCATGaatctcttccatccacTCTGGCTATCGTCTCGAGTCTGGCCTTAGATGAACTTCATTGACGTCTCTCTGCCCTTCCAGTCTCTCCGCATTGCACCTCCAAGCGGTAACCGCACCTCCACAACCAACACCACCACCCGCCAGCAGACCTCACAAGTTGCCCACCTGTCCAAGGGGGCTCCCTCTGCCCCCGGTCTGCCCGATACTCTCCGCAACAAGCTCACTCTCCCCGCCACGGCAACCGCCTCGTCCACCAACCACCCATCTTTATCAGAGATCCCTGCCTCCACACACCCCCTGGAAGCTCGCCTGCTCGCCTGGCGTGCCACCCAGGActcgatgaagatggaatctCTGCGTCGCGCCTACGGTATCGCCGAGCCGGTGCGTCGTGGAATGGAGCTCAAGATCGTCCGGGATGGCACGTTCCGGCCCGCCGTGTTGGGTGGAATGAGGGGTGGTAATGTGCACGAAGACATCCTTGCGCTTGGCGGAAGAGATACGGAGATTGGCTGGGAGGATGTGTTCCAGGGTATGTTCTGCCTCTTTTCTGCTGACCCTGCTCGCTTCGTCGTTGAAGTGCTGGTTGCGAAATTTCGACCGTGATgtgggaagatgaagaagagtgGACTTGGGCTAACAAGACTCTCTTACCGTATCTAGGCGACGAGCTTCGGGAACCACCCTCGTTCCAcgacgagatggagaagagactgAAGATGGACTTTTAAGTGTACGGCTATTGGATAGAGCAATATGTCTCCTTTTTTGAAACGACTTGATACTCCACCATTGAtcgtttctcttcttgttcttcccGATCTGATGATCCCGTCAGATCATCCGTATAGAGTTCTCAATTCAAAGAGCCCTCGCCTGCTGGGTGGAGATATACGTTTCATGCTCAATGTCGCAGATCCGTCATCCCAAAGCAATCCAGTTCTGCGCACTCATGTGACTTGCGTCGAGCTTGAA
This genomic interval carries:
- a CDS encoding putative oxidoreductase C19A8.06, with product MPIPIIAHGIQEGIDTIPYAWSVIKTAPWILLLAALKYYFGGARNTSERLMHSKVVMVTGGTSGIGASVVRELAARGAQVILLTTQPPSDFFLVEYIEDLRRMTGSQLIYAEQVDLSSLHSIRTFATKWIDNNPPRRLDAVVLCGGVAVPSGARQNTIDGIDEEWQVNYLANFHLLSILSPALRVQPAHRDVRVVFATCSSYIGAKFNLDIVKREKLTPGTTTASVKNKSKFNPNTPPPASTKDIYALSKFTLMTFAHSFQRHLNAYKRPDGLPPCTRVLVVDPGLSRTPGTRRWLTGGSLLGLLLYLLTWPLWWLILKSPDQGAQSILYALMEETYGRGGGGWMIKECREVDCARRDVRDEDLGKRVWEFSEKQIEEAEKEGAVRRALEKKEKEAAEEKTARKETASNKEKSAGSRRSRKAK
- a CDS encoding Bifunctional protein GAL10; the protein is MPSGSVLVTGGTGYIGSFTTLALLEAGYKVVVADNLYNSSAEALNRIEAICGKKADFIQIDVTEENGFDKAFEAHPDIDSVIHFAALKAVGESGEKPLDYYMVNVYGTLNLLRSMVKHNVTNIVFSSSATVYGDATRFPNMIPIPEECPLGPTNPYGNTKFAVETAITDVINAQRNNALKAGNEAEAKKWNGALLRYFNPAGAHPSGIMGEDPQGVPYNLLPLLAQVATGKREKLLVFGDDYASHDGTAIRDYIHILDLADGHLKALNYLRDHNPGVRAWNLGTGKGSTVYEMIKAFSAAVGRDLPYEVAPRRAGDVLNLTANASRANKELGWTPKYTLENACEDLWRWTENNPQGYRQQPPAELLAALKK
- a CDS encoding Glycolipid 2-alpha-mannosyltransferase 2 — translated: MAISARYTRYLVLAVVGLTFFYFVTRSSFQLPSAASLPKPKPTYEDFKSQKPHNTGINSTERVNATFVTLARNPDIWEIAKSIRTVEDRFNRNFNYDWVFLNDQDFDEDFKKLTTSLASGTTHYGRIPKEHWSYPEWIDQNKAREVREDMGRRKIIYGDSESYRHMCRYESGFFFRHPLMMNYEYYWRVEPSVELFCDVPRDPFLFMKQNNKKYSFVISLLEYIDTIPTLWDSAKKFLKEHPEHIADNNAMDFVSEDGGETYNKCHFWSNFEIGSLEWLRSQAYIDYFTSLDHDGGFFYERWGDAPVHSIAAATMLKRDEIHFFDEIAYYHNPFTHCPSSEQTRLDLRCHCKPHDNFDWKDYSCMMVVLGSERIRSRAIEGLRTVIELVPSVVKLCRRTLRREAAIEKKREY
- a CDS encoding putative 37S ribosomal protein S12, with the translated sequence MPQLASQLALRALRTLVQGPSSKSASIRSLTTSSVNAFTRRATTTSTSAPSIANRFIFAPVFRTQTALTTLSARQFSSSPIVRATYNQVRRGCRTGQRARRGRSPALKNHPALKGVCVKTGITKPKKPNSGERKVARVRLSTGKVVTAYIPGEGHNIQQHSVVQVRGGRAQDCPGVKYTLVRGAMDLGGVGSRVTSRSKYGTKKPKSS